One Candidatus Poribacteria bacterium DNA window includes the following coding sequences:
- a CDS encoding RNA polymerase sigma factor RpoD/SigA has translation MPNAAEKRRTTGKRAAASNGGETPRSALRAPAGTNPPEGSFDALRMWMSTITKTRLLTQQEEVDLAQRIEAGDASARDELVRCNLRLVVSIAAKYGGYNVPLADLIQEGNIGLLRAVEKFDYRLGYKFSTYAIWWIRQSVLRALDNYSRVIRLPTYVVAKVSRLERATSILRQSLERDPSVAEIADELDLTEDEVRELMTIPSELLSLEVPIDDSPNSPPLRDFIRDDHGPQEDPLYEIIQSEDIQRMLRVLSEKERQMILRRYGLDNHEEHTLREIGQEFDMTRERVRQIEVEVLKRLRRLVESEEQSQSARQSA, from the coding sequence ATGCCGAACGCAGCCGAGAAGCGACGAACCACGGGCAAGCGCGCTGCAGCCTCGAACGGCGGCGAGACGCCTCGCAGCGCCCTGCGCGCGCCTGCCGGCACGAATCCCCCCGAAGGCAGCTTCGACGCTCTCCGCATGTGGATGTCCACGATCACCAAGACGCGGCTCCTGACTCAACAGGAGGAGGTCGATCTCGCCCAGCGGATCGAAGCCGGAGACGCCAGCGCGCGCGATGAGTTGGTGCGCTGCAACCTGCGTCTGGTCGTCAGCATCGCGGCGAAATACGGCGGGTACAACGTCCCCCTGGCGGACCTGATCCAAGAGGGCAACATCGGGCTCCTCCGCGCTGTCGAGAAGTTCGACTACCGCCTCGGATACAAGTTCAGCACGTACGCGATCTGGTGGATCCGCCAATCGGTTCTGCGGGCATTGGACAACTACTCGCGCGTCATTCGCCTGCCGACGTACGTCGTCGCCAAGGTATCCCGTCTGGAACGGGCAACGTCGATTCTTCGGCAGAGCCTGGAACGCGACCCGTCTGTCGCGGAGATCGCCGACGAGCTCGACCTCACCGAGGACGAAGTGCGCGAGCTCATGACGATCCCGTCGGAGCTCCTCTCGCTGGAAGTGCCCATCGACGATTCACCGAACTCGCCTCCACTCCGCGACTTCATCCGGGACGACCACGGACCTCAGGAAGACCCGCTCTACGAGATCATCCAGTCGGAAGACATTCAGCGGATGCTCCGCGTCCTGTCGGAGAAGGAGCGGCAGATGATCCTGCGGCGCTACGGACTGGACAATCACGAGGAGCACACACTGCGCGAGATCGGGCAGGAGTTCGACATGACCCGAGAGCGGGTCCGCCAAATCGAAGTCGAAGTTCTGAAGCGTCTGCGGCGACTCGTCGAGTCCGAAGAACAGTCGCAGTCAGCCCGTCAATCCGCCTGA